The following nucleotide sequence is from Alphaproteobacteria bacterium.
GTTTTTCGGCATTTGACTCGGGTTTCGGGTTGCGTTGTCGGAACCCAACCGATACTTCCGGCCAATGGTCCCGGCCATGACATTGCAACTCCGGGGCCAAGCGCCGCGCAGGCCATGACCCGGTGAGAAATGCGGACTAGCGCTCCGTGAGCGCTTTCTGCTGGGCCCTGAGCACCGGTTTGAGGAAGTATTCCAGCACCGTGCGCTTGCCGGTGAGAATGTCGACCTCGGCCACCATGCCGGGGATGATGGGCAACGGCGCCTTTTCAGTGCCCAGGTAGTTGCGCTTGGTACGCACCCGGATCTGGTAGAAGCTCTGGCCGGTCTCGTCGACGATGGTGTCGGCGCTGATGTGCTCAAGGCGGCCGTCGAGGCCGCCGTAGTCGCCGAAATCGTAGGCCGTGATCTTGACCTTGGCCTTCTGGCCGGGGCTCAGGAAGGCGATGTCGGAAGGCAGGATTTCGGCTTCCACCAAAAGGTTGTCCTCCAGCGGCACGATCTGCAGCAATTCCATGCCCGGCGAGACCACGCCGCCGATGGTGCTGACGGCCAGGCTCTTGACGATGCCGTGCACGGACGAGCGCACTTCGGTGCGGCGCACCCTGTCCTCGACCGCCGTCAGGGCCTCCTTCAATACCGCCAGGCGGACCCGGGTTTCGTTGAGTTCGCTGCGCGCGGCGGAGCGGAAGGCGGCCTGCTTTTCCTTGCGCTGGTGTCGCACCGCGGCCACCGCCGCCTTGATGCGCGGCAGCGAGAGCTGGGTCGCCTCGAGGTTGCCCTCGAGTTCGTTGACCTGGCGCCTGAGCCTGAGGATCTCGACCTTGGAGGTGACGCCGGCCTTGACCATGGGCTCCTGGATCTTGAGTTCCTCCTGGGCCAGCATCAGGCCCTGGCGCAGCTTCTTGATGCGGTTGGCGGCTTCGACCAGCTCCTGTTTGCGCTGGTCGAGGTGGCGGCCGAGGATCTGCAAGGCCGAATTCAACTCGGCCTGGCGTGCCCGGTAGTGCGCCGTTTCGCTGGCCGCCAGGTTGGGGTGCTTGCTCTTGATGGCTTTGGGATAGACCGGTGGCCGGCCCTCGATCTCGGCCTGCAGCCGCTGGACCTTGGCCAGGAAGGCAAAATAGCGCGCCTGGTTCTCGCGGAATGTGGCGGCAAAGCTGGTGTCGTCGATGCGCAGCAGAACCTGGCCTTTTTGTACCGTCTGGCCCTCGCGCACCAGGATTTGGCTGACGATGCCGCCCTCCAGGTTCTGTATCACCTGGATCTGGCTCGAGGGCACCACCCGGCCCAGGCCCGAGGTCACCTCGTCGAGCGGCGCCCGGCTGGCCCACAGCACGGCGACCACGACGAAGGCCGTGATGGCGAACAGCAGCAGGCTGGCGCCCAGCCGTGGCCCAGAGCTGGCGCTGGCCTTGACGTCGGCCATGAACTCGAGATCCTCGCGCCGGCTGCGGGCCATGGCCTCCGCTCCTGTTCCTAGTGGGGATCGCCCGGCCACCCGCTCCCCCTCCCAACCACCCAGAGCGTTCCATCAATGGGTGGTTGGGAGGGGGAGCGGGTGGCCGGGATCGATCTCAACACGCCCTAAGCCATCACGCTGATGCGGCCGTCGGCGATGGCGTCGAGCACCGCCTGCTTGGGGCCGTCGGCCACCACCCGGCCGCCGTCCATCACCAGCAGCCGGTCGACCAGCGAGAGAAGCGAGGCGCGGTGGGTGATCAGCAACAGCGTCTTGTCGGCGGCGATGGTGGTGAGGTTGGTCTTGAGCATTTCCTCCGAGCGGTTGTCCATGGCGCTGGTCGGCTCGTCGAGGACCAGGATGGGGGGATCCAGGAGCAGCGCCCGGGCCAGCGCCAGGGCCTGGCGCTGGCCCCCGGAAAGGCCTTCGCCGCGTTCGCCCACCGGCAGGTCGTAGCCCATGGGGTGCTGGGCCACGAAATCCTCGACGCCGCTCTGCTTGGCCGCCTGCAGTATCGCCGCGTCCTCGGCCTGGGGGGCGCCGATGACCAGATTTTCGCGCACCGTGCCGCGAAACAGCACCACGTCCTGGGGCACGCAGCCGATGTTGCGCCGAAGATTGGCGGGATCGATCTGGCGCAGGTCGGTGCCGTCGACCAGGACCGATCCCTCGGCCGGCTGGTAGAGGCCCAGCAACAGCTTGGCCACCGTGCTCTTGCCCGAGCCGACGCGGCCGATCAGGCCGACCTTTTCACCGGCCTTGATGGCGAAGCTCAAGCCCTTCAGGGCTTGGATGTCCTGACCCGGATAGGCGAAACTGAGGTCACGGAAGGTGATCTCTCCCGCTAGCTGGGGGCGGTGCAGGAACTCCCGCGAGGGCGCCCGCTCGACCGGCGCCCGCATGATGCGGTCCAGCGCCTTGAACGAGGTCCGGGCCTGATGCAGGCGCGTGAGCAACTGTGCCACCTGGGCCAGCGGCGCCATGGCCCGGCCGCCCAGGATGACCACGGCGATCAGCGCCCCCACCGTCATGCCGCCCTCACTGATGAGCAGCACGCCGAACACAACGAGCGCAATGGTGGCGACCTGCTGCATGGTGACGGTGAGGTTGAGGCCCAAGAGCGACAGCGAGCGGGCGCGCACGCCCGAGCGTGCCGACGAGGCCACCGCTTCCTCCCATTGGCGGCGCATGCGGCCTTCGGCGCCGACGCTCTTGATGGTCTCGAGGCCGCCGATGGTCTCGATCAGCACGCCGTGCTTGGAGCCGGCGTCGCGGAAACCGCTGCGCACGGCGGCACCCAGCGGGATCTGGATGATCAGGCCGGCGATCAGCACCAGCGGCACGGTGATCGCCAAGATCATGGCCAGAGGGCCGGCGATGAGCCAGACCACGAAGACGAAAAACAGCACGAAGGGCAGGTCGACGATGGCAATCAGGGTGGCCGAGGTGAAGAAGTCCCTCAGCGACTCGAATTCGCGCATGGTGTTGGCGAGATCGCCGGCCGATCCTGAGCGCGCCGCCAATTGCATGTCCAGCACCTGATCGAAGAGCCGCCCTGCCAGCACCACGTCGGCCCGGCGTCCGCCCACCTCGACGTAATAGGTGCGCAGTGTACGCACGATGAAATCGAAAACGAAGACGGTGGCGGCACCGATAGCCAGCACCCAGAGCGTTTCGATGGCGGTATTGGGGATCACCCGGTCATAGACCGTCATGATGAACAGCGGGCTGGCCAGTGAGAAGACGTTGACCAGCAGCGCCGCCATGGCGACCTGGCCGTAGATCCACCAGTTGCCCCTCAACGCCGACAGGAACCAGTGCTTCGGCCGCCCTTCGCGGTCGTAGCGGTCACCGCGGTCGGCGTGATACTCGGGCCGCACGAATATGGCGTAACCGAGATAGCCGGCGCGCAATTGTTCGAGGTCTGTTTCCTGGACGCCGCTGCCCGACTCGGGCATCACCACCAAGGCCTTGCCCTTGCCGGTGTATTCGACCAGCACGCAGGCGCCGCCGTCCTTCAGCAGCAGCACTGCCGGCAGCAAAAGGCCGCTGATGGACGTGAAGCGGCGCTTGACCACGCGCGCCGAGAGGCCGGCACGCTCGGCAGCTCGCACCGTCAGGGCCGGCGTCAACGGCTGCCTCGCGTCGGGCAGTCCGGCCTTCAGCACGTCGGGCGAGCGCGGCCGTTCGTAGTAGCGGCAAAGGAATGCCAGGCACCAGAGCAAGGGGTCGTCGCCACCCTGGCCGCTGGCTGCCAGGGCCTCGGCCTCGGCGCTCTCGGTCGCAGCATCGGGGCTGGCCGGAATCTCGCCCGGCGCGGGTTGAGGGTTGCTTGCCGACATTTTCCTGGCGCCGTCATCCAGCTCGTTTGCTACGCGTGAGAAAAGGCATTGTACCGGTATTCGGGCGCTGCGGGGCAGCCCATATCTTGATTTCTACTTTGACCCATTGTTGGGCTATCGCCTATATTGTGACGGTCGACATATCGCACCTCCGTAAGATCGTTTATTTGGTCTCACATGCTGCAGGAACTAAAAGGCCAGCAGGCTGAGTTCGGAGGAGTTAGTCCAGCTAGCGCCAGTGCCCCGGTCGTGCCGGCGGCTAACGCTCCTCTAGTGCTTGAGGTTTCGGGGGCATCGGTTACCGTCCCGGGAGGGCATTTTCTTCTCGTTGCCGAATATGTCCGTGAAGGCGCTGACTTGGTTCTGGTCGGGCCGGACGGCCAGACCGTTGTGGTGCGGGACTACTTCTCCAGCGATGCCCCGCCAACGCTGATCACCGAGGGCGGCTCGCGGATCTCGCCTGATCTGGCCGAGGCCTTGGCCGGACCGGTGGCGCCGGCGCAATCCGCCCAGGCTGGCCAGGCCGCAGCAACGCCACCCATCGGCCAGGTCCAGACCCTCGAAGGCACGGCCACAGCGATGCGGGCCGACGGTACCGAGGTAACGCTGACCTCGGGTTCGCCGATCTTCCAGGGCGATGTCATCGAGACCGGCTCGGGCGCCTCGGTCGGCGTCGTCTTCATCGACACCACGACGTTCTCGCTGGGAGAGGACGGCCGCATGGTGATGGACGAGCTGGTCTTCGACCCGGAGAGCAGCGAAGGCACGTCATCGTTCTCAGTGGTGCAGGGTGTTTTCAGCTTCGTCTCTGGCCAGATTGCCAAGTCGGGCGCCGACGCCATGGTGGTACGCACGCCGGTGGCCACCATCGGCATCCGCGGCACGCGGGTGGCGGGCCAGGCGGCGGCCGAGGGCGAGGTCAATACCATCACCCTGCTGCCTAATGATGACGGCACGGTGGGCGAGCTTTCGGTTTCCAACGACGCCGGCACGCAAGTGCTCAACGTCGCCAACCAGACGACTCAGGTGGTGAGCTTTTCGCTGCCGCCTGCGCCACCGGTGATCATGCCACCTGCTCAGATCCAAAGCCTTTACGGTTCAGCCGTCAATGCCCTGCCACCGCAGCCGGCGGCTCCACCACAGATCCAGCAGACGCAACAGGCCGCTCAGCAGGATCAAGCCGGCGAGGGCGAAGGCGAGGGCGAAGGCGAAGGCGAAGGCGAAGGCGAGGGCGAGGGCGAGGGCGAGGCGGCTGCCGAAGGTGAGGGTGAAGGTGAAGGCCCGGCCGAGGGTGAAGCAGCAGCGGAAGGCGAGGGCGAAGGTCCTGTCGAAGGTGAAGGCCCCGCTGAGGGTGAAGCAGCAGCGGAAGGCGAGGGCGAAGATCCGGTCGAAGGCGAAGGCCCGATCAAGGGTGAAGCAGCAGCGGAAGGCGAGGGCGAAGATCCGGTCGGAGACGAAGCTGCGGCTGAAGGGGAAGGCGGTCCCGAGGCAGGCCCCGAAGGCGAAGGCGCTGCCGAGGGCGAGGCCGCAGCCGAGGGGACGCCGGAAGGCGGTCTTGAGGGTGGCCCCGAAGGCGAAGGCGCTGTCGAGGGCGAGGCCGCAGCCGAGGGAGTGCCGGAAGGCGGTCAGGAAGGCGGTCCCGAGGGTGGTCCCGAAGGCCCCGGCCCCGAAGGTGATCCAGGCGGACCCGAGGGCGGCGGGCCGGCGCCGGATCAGCTAGCGGCGGAGGCTGGCCTGGATCAGCCGGGGGGTCCCGAAGGGCCCGGGCCGGAACCCGGCGGCCCTGAAGGCGGCCCCGGTGGCGGTCCAGCAGGCGAGGGACCAAGTCCGGAGCAAATGGCGGCCGTGCGGCAGGAGGCGGGACAGGCCGCCGAGCAGGCCTTCCAGACAGCCTTGGCCGAAGGGGCCTCGCCCACCGAGGCGGCGGCGGCGGCTCAGTCGGCGGCCGAACAGGTGGTGGCCGATTCCGGTTTTATGCGGCCCGGCGGCCCTGAAGGTCCTGGCTTCGGCCCCGGTCCTGAGGGTCCTGGCTTCGGTACCGGCCCGGAAGGCCCCGGATTTGGCCCCGGTCCTGAGGGTCCCGGCCCGGAGGGCCCTGGATTTGGCCCCGGTCCCGAGGGTCCTGGCTTCGGTCCCGGCCCTGAGGGCCCCGGATTTGGCCCCGGCCCCGAGGGTCCTGGCTTCGGTCCCGGCCCGGAAGGCCCCGGATTTGGCCCCGGTCCCGAGGGTCCTGGCTTCGGTCCCGGCCCGGAAGGCCCCGGATTTGGCCCCGGCCCCGAGGGTCGCGGCTTCGGTCCCGGCCCCGAGGGCCCTGGATTTGGCCCCGATCCCTTCGGCGATCCCTTCGGCGATCCCTTCGGCGATCCCTTCGGCGATCCCTTCGGCGATTCCTTCGGCGATCCCTTCGGCGATCCCTTCGGCTTCGACGATTCCTTCGACGACAGCCTCGATTCTTTCGACTTCGACGATCCCTTCGATGAAGGCCTCGATCCCTTCGAACTCGGCGAAGATATCTTCACCAGCAACGATCCGCATATCCTTTTCCTCGTCGACACCGGTGTCATCACCCAGGGTGGCAAAGTGATCCAAGGCTCGGCCGGAGCGGACACGCTGAACGGCACCAACTTCAGCGACATCATCGAAGGCGGCGGCGGCGATGATGTGCTGGACGGCGGCGGAAGCGGCGATGCGCTGAGTGGTGGCGAGGGCAACGACACGCTTTTTGGTGGCTCGGGCCAGGACATCCTCGATGGCGGCCGCGGCAACGACCGCCTCTTCGGCGGTGATGATAGCGACGAGCTAGTTGGCGGGGAGGGCGATGACGTGCTCGACGGCGGCCGCGGCCACGACATGTTGTTCGGTGGTGCCGGCAACGACATCCTGATCGGCGGCTCGGGCGAAGGCTTCGACAACCTCAACGGCGGTAGCGGCATCGACACGGTGACATATGCCAGTGATAGCGCTGGCGTCAACGTCAACCTGCTGTTCAATTTTGCCAATGGCGGGCCGCTGGTGGACAGCGATTCCCTGTTCGAGATCGAGAACGTCATCGGCGGCTCGGGTAACGATACGATTACCGGCGACGGCAATGCCAACGTGCTGAACGGCGGATCGGGCAACGACTTTCTCTACGGCGGCAGCGGCGACGACACGATCCTTTACGACGCTGCCGATACGCTGGGCACCAACGGCGGTTCGGGCCTCGACACGCTGCTGGTGGATACTTCCACCAGCAACGTCGACCTGACGACCAAGCCGGACAACCAGATCAAGTCGATCGAGGTCATCGACCTCTCCGGCACCGGCACCACGCTGAAGCTCACGGCCACCGACGTTGCGGCCCTGAACTCCAGCAGCGCCATCCGCGTCAAGGGCGGCGGCGGTGATAGCGTAACCACCACGGACTCTGGTTGGACCAATGCCGGCAGTGTCACCATCGACGGCCAGGCCCACACCCAATACACCAAGTCCGGCAGCACGCTGTACATCGAGAACGATGTTGGCCAAAACGGCGTCGCTACCTCGGGTAGCATCAACGACGTGACGACGTCTAGCGTCGACACCATATTTGTCAGCGAATTCTCGAACTTGCTCGCCGATAACGGCTTTACCGTCAACGGCAGGCGCGCGAATGACGAGACCGGGTTCTCGGTTAGTTCAATCGGCGATATCAACGGCGACGGTCTGGACGAGATCATCATCGGCGCTAACCGAGCCGATCCGTCAGCCGGTTCCGAAGCCGGCCAGACTTACGTTGTTTATGGCACGACCACGAAGCCGGGGACGCTCGATCTCTCCAACCTCAACGGCACCAACGGCTTCCGCCTCGATGGAGCGGTTGCCGGCGAGCAATCCGGTTTCTCCGTCGCTTCGGCTGACATCAACGGTGATGGCAGGGACGACCTCATTATCGGCGCCCCGTTCGGCAGTTCGAGTGCCGGCGATACCTACGTGGTGTTTGGCGCCGACGGTCTCACCGCCACCAGCGTCTTCGAGCTCTCCACCGTCAACGGCACCATTGGCTTCCGGCTCGATGGCCTGGGCAAGAGCGGTTACTCGGTGAGTTCGGCCGGTGACGTCAACGGTGACGGCATCGAGGATCTGCTTATTGGCGCACCGAATTACGGTTCCTCCACCGCCACCGGTGCCGCCTACGTCGTCTTCGGCGCCACCAACATAGGGTCCAGTGGCAGCTTCGATCTCTCTACCCTCAATGGCACCACCGGCTTCCGTCTGGATGGCGTAGCGGCTTCGGATTCCACGGGCTTCCACGTCAGCAACGCCGGCGACGTCAATGGTGATGGCTTCGACGACATCGTCGTCGGGGCTCACGGCGCTGACCCCAGCGGCTTCTCCAGCGGCTCGAGCTACGTCGTCTTCGGGAAGGCCGCCACCTTCGCCGCGACCATCGATCTCTCCACCCTCAATGGCACCACCGGCTTCCGTCTCGATGGCATCGATGCCGGCGATCAAAGCGGCATCTCGGTCAGCCACGCCGGCGATATCAACGGCGATGGCTATGCCGATCTGCTGGTCGGCGCCAACCTGGCCGATACCGCCAACACCACCGACGCCCGTGGCGAGGCTTTCGTTGTTTTTGGCAAGGCCAGCGGCTTTGCCGCGACCATCGATCTCTCCACCCTCAATGGCACCACCGGCTTCTTGATGAACAATACTACTGCTGAAGGCGCTGGCGACAATTTGGGCCAGGCCCTCAGCGGCATCGGTGATTTCAACGGCGATGGTTACGATGACTTCGCGGTCGGTGCCTACAAGGGTGACACGGGCGGCATGATCTACGTTGTGTTAGGCGGCTCTTCGATAGGCTCAAGCGCGTCCCTCGAATTGAGTGCGCTGACCGACAGCGAGGGGGACAGTTTGGACGGCGCCGCCTCGGGCGACTACGCCGGCCGTGCGGTGTCGGGGGCCGGCGACGTCAACGGCGATGGCTTCGACGACATGCTGGTTGGCGCCCCCCACGCCGACCCCAGCAGCAATTCGAACTCCGGGCAAGCTTTCGTAATCTATGGCGGCAATTTCACGAACGAGGTAACGCATCTCGGTACCAGCAACGCCGATTCCCTGAGCGGCACAAATCTCGCCAACGTCCTGGTCGGCGGCGGCGGCGGCGATTCCCTCGTGGGCAACGGCGGGGCCGACGTAATACGCGGCGGCTCGGGCGGCGATGAGCTCAAGGTCTCCGACCTCACCTTCCTGCGCCTCGACGGCGGCAGCGGCCTTGACACGTTGGTGCTCGACGCCGAGGGCCACGACCTCGACCTGACGACCACGCCGAACACCAAGATCACCAGCATCGAGATGATCGATATCAACGGCACCGGCGCCAATACGATCACCCTCAACCTGGGCGACGTGCTCGACATCTCCGATTCGGTGACTAACCTCGGGCCGCCATACCGCACCCAATTGCTCATCGCCGGCGGTTCCGACGACACCGTGAAGTCGACTGGCCAGGGCTGGCAACCTGGCAGCCAGGCACCGGTGGACGGCCAAACCTACGATACCTTTACTTCGGGTCATGCCATGTTGTTTGTCCACGAAGACATGATTCAGGACATCAACTAGCCTCGCCCCGCCGCTTCGGCCACAATGGCGGCCATGAGCGACAATGCGCCCCGCAGCGACAACGCCGCATCCCCGACCGTCGAAATATCCGGCTCGCGCCAGTTCACGGCCTGGCTGACCGAACAGAACCTCAGCCTCGCCTTCACCACCTACCGTGCCGGCAAGCTCTTTTTCGTCGGTCTCAACCCCGACGGCAAGCTCTCCATCTTCGAGCGCACTTTCGAACGCTGCATGGGTCTCCATGCCAGCGACAGCGGTCTGGTGATGTCGTCGCTCTACCAGCTCTGGCGCTTCGAGAATGCGTTGCCGCCGGACGAGGCGCACGAGGGCTACGATCGCGCCTATGTGCCTCAGGTGGGCTACATCACCGGTGATCTCGACATCCACGACGTCACCCTCGACCCTGACGACCGGCCGATTTTCGTCAACACACTCTTCAGTTGCCTGGCCACCACCGACGAGCGCCATAGCTTCACGCCGCTATGGCAGCCGCCCTTCATCAGCAAGCTGGCGGCCGAGGACCGTTGCCACCTCAACGGCCTGGCGCTGCACGAAGGCCGGCCGCGCTTCGTTACTGCGGTGTCGCAATCCGACGTGGCCGACGGCTGGCGCGATTTCCGCCGCGACGGCGGCTGCGTCATCGACGTGCCCAGCAGCACGGTGATCGCCGGCGGCCTGTCCATGCCGCATTCGCCGCGCATCTACCAGGGCAAGCTCTGGTTGCTCGATTCCGGCAATGGCAACTTCGGCTTTCTCGATCTCGATACGGGCAAATTCGAGACCGTCACCTTTCTCCCCGGCTACGGCCGCGGCCTGGCCTTTCATGGCGATTTCGCTGTCGTCGGGCTTTCGTTGCCGCGCGGCACCCGGACTTTCGAGGGACTGGCGCTGGAGGAAAACATGGCGGCCAAGAACGTCGAGCCGCGCTGCGCGCTGCATGTCATCGACTTGCGCACCGGCGATGCCGTGCACTGGCTGCGCATCGACGGCATCGTCGAGGAACTTTACGACGTCGTTACGCTGCCCGGTGTGCGCCGCCCCATGGCCATAGGCTTTCGCACCGACGAGGTGCGGCGGGTGATCACCGTGGGCGATGGGCCGGAGCAGGGACCGGCCTCGGCCCTCCCGGCCCCGGCCGGGCTCCACTAAGCCCGCATGGCAAACCCGATTGGCCCCATGGTGTCGCTTTTCCGCTCAGGGTTGGGGCCTTAGTCACTGACGGGAAAGTTTTTTTTGTCGATGTTTGAGCTATAATAGGTTTGGGCAAGGGGAATTTTTTGGGTGAATTGTTCATGAAATCGATGAATTTTCTTGCGTCGGCGGCGTGCTGTGGGCTGGTCGGTTGGGCAACCGCGCCGGCCTTTGCCGACTCGCTAGCAGACGCCACCGAAAAGGCGGTGCGCAGCCATCCCACAGTGATGGCGGCACGGGCCTTCAAGGATTCGGCCGGTGAAAACGTCGACCTGGCCAGATCCGGATATTTCCCGACCATCGATTTCCGCGGCACCAGCGGTTATGCCCGGACCAACAACTCGACGACCCGGGGAGTTGGAGGGCACAGCCAGGCCAGCGCCTTCATGTGGCGCGGCGAAAGCAGCCTGACCTTCAGCCAATTGTTGTGGGACGGCTCGGGCACCAGCCACCGGGTGGGGGCGGCCGAGGCGCGCGTCGATGTTTCGCGTTTCGGGGTTCTCAATGCCGGCGAGCAGGTCGGCCTCAGGGCCGTGAGTTCCTACCTCGATCTCGATCGCAATCGCGAATTGGTGCGGCTGGCCGGGCAAAACGTCACGACCCACGAGAAGCTGGTGGCGGACGTCAAGCTCAAGGCCAAATCGGGCGGCGGCAACGAGGCCGACGTCAACCAGGCTGAAGCGCGGCTGGCTCTGGCCGAGGCCACGGTCGACCAGTTCAAGGGCACGCTCAAGGATGCCGAGGCGGCCTATCTCGAGGTCATCGGCGAGCGCCCGGGCGACACCGTCAGGCCGCCGCTGCCGGCTGCCGAGGCGCTGCCTGCCGATGTCGACGACGCCGTCAGGGTGGCCATGACGAACAGTCCCACCGTCAACACCGCGGTGGCCAACGTGGCGGCCATGAAAAAGGAACTGGCCAGCGCCCGGGCCTCGCTGATGCCGCGCTTCAGCTTGGATCTGGGCGGCGTGCGCAACGAGAACGCCGGTGGCGCCAAGGGTCCCAACAACGACTTCACGGCCCAGCTGGTGATGACCTACAACCTCTTCCGGGGCGGCGGCGA
It contains:
- a CDS encoding HlyD family type I secretion periplasmic adaptor subunit; this encodes MARSRREDLEFMADVKASASSGPRLGASLLLFAITAFVVVAVLWASRAPLDEVTSGLGRVVPSSQIQVIQNLEGGIVSQILVREGQTVQKGQVLLRIDDTSFAATFRENQARYFAFLAKVQRLQAEIEGRPPVYPKAIKSKHPNLAASETAHYRARQAELNSALQILGRHLDQRKQELVEAANRIKKLRQGLMLAQEELKIQEPMVKAGVTSKVEILRLRRQVNELEGNLEATQLSLPRIKAAVAAVRHQRKEKQAAFRSAARSELNETRVRLAVLKEALTAVEDRVRRTEVRSSVHGIVKSLAVSTIGGVVSPGMELLQIVPLEDNLLVEAEILPSDIAFLSPGQKAKVKITAYDFGDYGGLDGRLEHISADTIVDETGQSFYQIRVRTKRNYLGTEKAPLPIIPGMVAEVDILTGKRTVLEYFLKPVLRAQQKALTER
- a CDS encoding type I secretion system permease/ATPase, which codes for MSASNPQPAPGEIPASPDAATESAEAEALAASGQGGDDPLLWCLAFLCRYYERPRSPDVLKAGLPDARQPLTPALTVRAAERAGLSARVVKRRFTSISGLLLPAVLLLKDGGACVLVEYTGKGKALVVMPESGSGVQETDLEQLRAGYLGYAIFVRPEYHADRGDRYDREGRPKHWFLSALRGNWWIYGQVAMAALLVNVFSLASPLFIMTVYDRVIPNTAIETLWVLAIGAATVFVFDFIVRTLRTYYVEVGGRRADVVLAGRLFDQVLDMQLAARSGSAGDLANTMREFESLRDFFTSATLIAIVDLPFVLFFVFVVWLIAGPLAMILAITVPLVLIAGLIIQIPLGAAVRSGFRDAGSKHGVLIETIGGLETIKSVGAEGRMRRQWEEAVASSARSGVRARSLSLLGLNLTVTMQQVATIALVVFGVLLISEGGMTVGALIAVVILGGRAMAPLAQVAQLLTRLHQARTSFKALDRIMRAPVERAPSREFLHRPQLAGEITFRDLSFAYPGQDIQALKGLSFAIKAGEKVGLIGRVGSGKSTVAKLLLGLYQPAEGSVLVDGTDLRQIDPANLRRNIGCVPQDVVLFRGTVRENLVIGAPQAEDAAILQAAKQSGVEDFVAQHPMGYDLPVGERGEGLSGGQRQALALARALLLDPPILVLDEPTSAMDNRSEEMLKTNLTTIAADKTLLLITHRASLLSLVDRLLVMDGGRVVADGPKQAVLDAIADGRISVMA
- a CDS encoding FG-GAP-like repeat-containing protein — encoded protein: MVLVGPDGQTVVVRDYFSSDAPPTLITEGGSRISPDLAEALAGPVAPAQSAQAGQAAATPPIGQVQTLEGTATAMRADGTEVTLTSGSPIFQGDVIETGSGASVGVVFIDTTTFSLGEDGRMVMDELVFDPESSEGTSSFSVVQGVFSFVSGQIAKSGADAMVVRTPVATIGIRGTRVAGQAAAEGEVNTITLLPNDDGTVGELSVSNDAGTQVLNVANQTTQVVSFSLPPAPPVIMPPAQIQSLYGSAVNALPPQPAAPPQIQQTQQAAQQDQAGEGEGEGEGEGEGEGEGEGEGEAAAEGEGEGEGPAEGEAAAEGEGEGPVEGEGPAEGEAAAEGEGEDPVEGEGPIKGEAAAEGEGEDPVGDEAAAEGEGGPEAGPEGEGAAEGEAAAEGTPEGGLEGGPEGEGAVEGEAAAEGVPEGGQEGGPEGGPEGPGPEGDPGGPEGGGPAPDQLAAEAGLDQPGGPEGPGPEPGGPEGGPGGGPAGEGPSPEQMAAVRQEAGQAAEQAFQTALAEGASPTEAAAAAQSAAEQVVADSGFMRPGGPEGPGFGPGPEGPGFGTGPEGPGFGPGPEGPGPEGPGFGPGPEGPGFGPGPEGPGFGPGPEGPGFGPGPEGPGFGPGPEGPGFGPGPEGPGFGPGPEGRGFGPGPEGPGFGPDPFGDPFGDPFGDPFGDPFGDSFGDPFGDPFGFDDSFDDSLDSFDFDDPFDEGLDPFELGEDIFTSNDPHILFLVDTGVITQGGKVIQGSAGADTLNGTNFSDIIEGGGGDDVLDGGGSGDALSGGEGNDTLFGGSGQDILDGGRGNDRLFGGDDSDELVGGEGDDVLDGGRGHDMLFGGAGNDILIGGSGEGFDNLNGGSGIDTVTYASDSAGVNVNLLFNFANGGPLVDSDSLFEIENVIGGSGNDTITGDGNANVLNGGSGNDFLYGGSGDDTILYDAADTLGTNGGSGLDTLLVDTSTSNVDLTTKPDNQIKSIEVIDLSGTGTTLKLTATDVAALNSSSAIRVKGGGGDSVTTTDSGWTNAGSVTIDGQAHTQYTKSGSTLYIENDVGQNGVATSGSINDVTTSSVDTIFVSEFSNLLADNGFTVNGRRANDETGFSVSSIGDINGDGLDEIIIGANRADPSAGSEAGQTYVVYGTTTKPGTLDLSNLNGTNGFRLDGAVAGEQSGFSVASADINGDGRDDLIIGAPFGSSSAGDTYVVFGADGLTATSVFELSTVNGTIGFRLDGLGKSGYSVSSAGDVNGDGIEDLLIGAPNYGSSTATGAAYVVFGATNIGSSGSFDLSTLNGTTGFRLDGVAASDSTGFHVSNAGDVNGDGFDDIVVGAHGADPSGFSSGSSYVVFGKAATFAATIDLSTLNGTTGFRLDGIDAGDQSGISVSHAGDINGDGYADLLVGANLADTANTTDARGEAFVVFGKASGFAATIDLSTLNGTTGFLMNNTTAEGAGDNLGQALSGIGDFNGDGYDDFAVGAYKGDTGGMIYVVLGGSSIGSSASLELSALTDSEGDSLDGAASGDYAGRAVSGAGDVNGDGFDDMLVGAPHADPSSNSNSGQAFVIYGGNFTNEVTHLGTSNADSLSGTNLANVLVGGGGGDSLVGNGGADVIRGGSGGDELKVSDLTFLRLDGGSGLDTLVLDAEGHDLDLTTTPNTKITSIEMIDINGTGANTITLNLGDVLDISDSVTNLGPPYRTQLLIAGGSDDTVKSTGQGWQPGSQAPVDGQTYDTFTSGHAMLFVHEDMIQDIN
- a CDS encoding TIGR03032 family protein, which encodes MSDNAPRSDNAASPTVEISGSRQFTAWLTEQNLSLAFTTYRAGKLFFVGLNPDGKLSIFERTFERCMGLHASDSGLVMSSLYQLWRFENALPPDEAHEGYDRAYVPQVGYITGDLDIHDVTLDPDDRPIFVNTLFSCLATTDERHSFTPLWQPPFISKLAAEDRCHLNGLALHEGRPRFVTAVSQSDVADGWRDFRRDGGCVIDVPSSTVIAGGLSMPHSPRIYQGKLWLLDSGNGNFGFLDLDTGKFETVTFLPGYGRGLAFHGDFAVVGLSLPRGTRTFEGLALEENMAAKNVEPRCALHVIDLRTGDAVHWLRIDGIVEELYDVVTLPGVRRPMAIGFRTDEVRRVITVGDGPEQGPASALPAPAGLH